Genomic segment of Terriglobia bacterium:
GATCTCCTCCAGCACTTTCTTCATGGACTCGCGCACGTGGTCATCGATCACCCGCGGCCCGCGCGTGTAATCGCCGTACTCCGCCGTGTCGCTCACCGAATAACGCATATACTTGATGCCGCCCTGGTAGATGAGGTCAACAATCAGCTTCAATTCGTGCAGGCACTCGAAATAGGCGATTTCCGGCTGGTATCCGGCTTTGACCAGCGTTTCAAAACCGGAGTTGATCAGTGCCGAAACACCGCCGCAAAGGACGGTCTGCTCGCCGAACAGATCGGTTTCGGTCTCCTCCTTAAATGTTGTGCGGATGACGCCCGCCTTCAGGCTGCCGAGACCTTTGGCATAGGCCAGCGCTGTCTGTTCGGCCTTGCCGGAGGCGTCCTGCTCGACGGCCAGCAGCGCCGGAACGCCGATGCCTTCGGTGAAGAGTTCGCGCAGGCGGTGGCCGGGGCACTTGGGGGCGATCATGATGACATCCACGTTCTTCGGAGGCTGGACGAACTTGTAGTGGATGTTGAATCCGTGGGCAAACAGCAACGTCTTGCCGGCCGCCAGATTGGGCTCAATGGCTTCCTTGTAAAGCTTCGCCATGGGAGGGTCGGGAACCAGCATGGCGATGAGATTGCCGCGCCTGGCCGCTTCTGCCGGGTCATAAACCTCCA
This window contains:
- the ilvC gene encoding ketol-acid reductoisomerase, which gives rise to MAKAYYENDGDVKHLAGKTVAVIGYGSQGHAHALNLRDSGLKVIVGLPASSQSRAKAQAQRLEVYDPAEAARRGNLIAMLVPDPPMAKLYKEAIEPNLAAGKTLLFAHGFNIHYKFVQPPKNVDVIMIAPKCPGHRLRELFTEGIGVPALLAVEQDASGKAEQTALAYAKGLGSLKAGVIRTTFKEETETDLFGEQTVLCGGVSALINSGFETLVKAGYQPEIAYFECLHELKLIVDLIYQGGIKYMRYSVSDTAEYGDYTRGPRVIDDHVRESMKKVLEEIQNGKFAREWMDENTAGRQKFNAMRAEASARLIEKVGSELRKMMPWIQTAKEEATAAQAQARR